The Pseudomonas sp. DG56-2 genome contains a region encoding:
- the miaB gene encoding tRNA (N6-isopentenyl adenosine(37)-C2)-methylthiotransferase MiaB, translated as MAKKLYIETHGCQMNEYDSSRMIDLLGEHQALEVTARAEDADVILLNTCSIRERAQDRVYSQLGRWRELKEENPDMVIAVGGCVASQEGESIRKRAPYVDVVFGPQTLHRLPEMIDAARTTRLPQVDVSFPEIEKFDHLPEPRIDGPTAYVSVMEGCSKYCTFCVVPYTRGEEVSRPFDDVLSEVIHLAENGVREVTLLGQNVNGYRGQTHDGRLADLAELIRVVAAVDGIDRIRYTTSHPLEFSDSLIQAHAEVPELVKHLHLPVQSGADRVLAAMKRNHTVLEYKSKLRKLKAAVPGICISSDFIVGFPGETEKEFEQTMKLVADVGFDFSYSFVYSPRPGTPASDLPDETPEEVKKERLKALQHRLDTQGFEISRQMVGTVQRILVTDYSRRDPGQLQGRTENNRIVNFRCDNPKLIGQFVDIRIDDARPHSLFGSLAQ; from the coding sequence ATGGCCAAGAAGCTTTATATCGAAACCCACGGTTGCCAAATGAACGAGTACGACAGCTCGCGCATGATCGACCTGCTGGGTGAACATCAAGCCCTGGAGGTCACTGCACGCGCCGAAGATGCCGACGTGATCCTGCTCAATACCTGCTCGATTCGCGAGCGCGCCCAGGACCGGGTCTACTCCCAGTTGGGCCGCTGGCGCGAACTGAAGGAAGAAAACCCGGACATGGTCATCGCCGTTGGCGGCTGCGTCGCCAGCCAGGAAGGCGAATCGATCCGCAAGCGTGCGCCGTATGTCGACGTGGTATTCGGTCCGCAAACCCTGCATCGCCTGCCGGAAATGATCGATGCCGCTCGCACCACACGCCTACCTCAGGTTGACGTGTCGTTCCCGGAAATCGAAAAGTTCGACCATTTGCCCGAACCCCGCATCGACGGCCCCACCGCCTATGTCTCGGTGATGGAAGGCTGCAGCAAGTACTGCACTTTCTGCGTCGTGCCCTACACACGCGGCGAAGAAGTCAGCCGCCCCTTCGACGATGTACTGTCCGAAGTAATTCACCTGGCCGAGAACGGCGTTCGCGAAGTCACGCTGCTGGGGCAAAACGTCAACGGCTACCGCGGCCAGACTCACGACGGTCGCCTGGCAGACCTGGCTGAGCTGATCAGGGTGGTGGCCGCGGTCGATGGCATCGACCGCATCCGCTACACCACCTCGCATCCGTTGGAGTTTTCCGACAGCCTGATCCAGGCCCACGCCGAAGTACCCGAGCTGGTCAAGCACCTGCACCTGCCCGTGCAATCGGGTGCCGACCGCGTATTGGCGGCAATGAAGCGCAACCACACGGTGCTTGAGTACAAGTCCAAGCTGCGTAAGCTCAAGGCGGCCGTACCCGGTATCTGCATCAGCTCCGACTTCATCGTCGGCTTCCCAGGCGAAACCGAGAAAGAGTTCGAGCAGACCATGAAACTGGTCGCCGATGTCGGCTTCGATTTCTCCTACTCCTTTGTCTATAGCCCGCGCCCTGGCACCCCTGCATCCGACTTGCCCGACGAGACCCCAGAAGAGGTGAAAAAGGAGCGACTCAAAGCCTTGCAACATCGCCTCGACACACAAGGCTTCGAAATCAGCCGACAAATGGTCGGTACCGTGCAGCGCATCCTGGTTACCGACTACTCCCGTCGCGACCCAGGCCAACTGCAAGGGCGCACCGAGAATAACCGTATCGTCAACTTCCGCTGCGACAATCCCAAGCTGATCGGCCAGTTCGTCGACATTCGCATCGACGAC
- a CDS encoding tetratricopeptide repeat protein translates to MNRTGRALALGCLLLLQPLLVYAGGNSLLIPAAGRCTLNSQPEDLPQALATCQQAAHDGDAQAQYELGEFYYEGTNTPRDLKQALSYFEQASLQGHAQAQYRLGSMFFKGEGVAANNVQAYIVLKMAAVNGAEDALDLADEVSEQMPREDLEVATQVLGQIFRKYLLELQTAEGRTPFSPLP, encoded by the coding sequence ATGAACCGCACCGGCCGCGCCCTTGCCCTGGGCTGCCTGTTGCTTCTTCAGCCCCTGCTGGTCTACGCAGGCGGTAACTCGTTGCTGATTCCGGCTGCGGGCCGCTGCACCCTCAATTCCCAGCCTGAAGATCTGCCTCAAGCCCTGGCCACCTGTCAGCAGGCTGCGCACGACGGTGATGCTCAAGCTCAATATGAACTGGGCGAGTTCTATTACGAAGGCACCAACACACCGCGCGACCTCAAACAAGCCCTGAGCTACTTCGAGCAAGCCTCATTGCAAGGTCACGCCCAAGCCCAGTACCGCTTGGGCTCCATGTTTTTCAAAGGGGAAGGCGTTGCGGCCAACAACGTACAGGCGTACATCGTGCTGAAGATGGCGGCTGTCAACGGCGCGGAAGATGCGCTGGACCTGGCCGACGAAGTCTCGGAGCAAATGCCCCGCGAAGATCTGGAAGTGGCAACCCAGGTGCTGGGACAGATTTTCCGCAAGTACCTGCTGGAATTGCAAACTGCCGAAGGACGCACGCCCTTCTCGCCACTTCCCTGA
- a CDS encoding DUF1820 family protein, producing MTKREAPIYKVIFLNQGQVFEMYAKQIYQSDLWGFLEIEEFVFGERTQVVVDPSEEKLKAQFEGVVRSFVPMHSIVRIDEVERLGTPKISEARGVSNVMPFPMPMPEK from the coding sequence ATGACCAAGCGCGAAGCTCCTATCTACAAAGTGATCTTTCTCAACCAGGGCCAGGTATTCGAGATGTATGCCAAGCAGATCTACCAGAGCGATCTGTGGGGTTTCCTGGAAATAGAGGAATTTGTTTTCGGCGAACGTACTCAGGTCGTGGTCGATCCGAGCGAAGAAAAGCTCAAGGCTCAATTTGAAGGCGTGGTTCGCAGCTTTGTGCCGATGCACTCGATCGTGCGTATTGATGAAGTCGAGCGCCTGGGTACGCCGAAGATCAGCGAAGCGCGAGGCGTCAGCAATGTGATGCCGTTTCCGATGCCGATGCCGGAAAAGTAA